In Euphorbia lathyris chromosome 2, ddEupLath1.1, whole genome shotgun sequence, the sequence CTTAAAATCACGaattaaacttttatatttttaatttttttacaaattgaaTGTAGACAAATTCAAGGAGCATAAATAGCCAAGAGCCCATTTTAAACCAATTCAAATAgccaatatattattttaagcaagttaaggTGTCAATGAGACTTTTTATAAGTTTAAGGATGATCAAATTTTTGTAACAAGTTCAGGGGCGTCTTGATGTCTTGATATATTAGGTCCTTTCTATTTGTTAAAGAAAAACTAATAAACATACATTTGTTCATACAAgtaaaataaatgttttaaaGATGGTCGTTTACTAATAACGTTGTTATGGACTTTTATCATTTCATTAGTACTCATATGTTGAACTTTTTGTGTTGAACTACATTCAACATCCAAAAATATTTATGGAGGAACTATGATCCTAAATGCGAGATTaagaaatttgtttaatttatatttacgTTAGATGAACATTTTTATCATgttattagtttattttttagtaaaataacaaaacaattttatttgtGTAGATGGTAGCAATtccagataaaaaaaaaatcctttaaAAAATGTAGCTAATTTGAaggtatgaaaaaaaaaaaaatcaaatcattcTCACCAAACACTACCTTCAGATAGTCAGATGTTTTGACCGTTAAAACATCCAAAAATGgttcaaatttctaattttatcCCAAACGTTGTAATTGCCTAACAAAGCCATTAATTAACTAGTATTGatttgttatttaatttttaggtgTTAAGTTTGAATTAGTTAATAAGTTTGAGatgatgattttgatttgaaaaaatgatcagaaaaaTGGTCGCAGCTGTTATCATTGTGGGACGGAGGCAAGAAATTGAGAGTGTTCAAAGCTGATCTGGAAGAAGAAGGTAGTTTTGATGAGGCAGTGAAGGGGTGCCATGGAGTTTTTCATGTTGCAGCTTCTATGGAATTCTCTACCATCGATAATCCCGACtttggtaattcatcaaactaaCATCTACACTTTCTACTAACTTTTGGTTGCTTTTACATATTATACCCTccattaattataattacaGAACTTTCTCACAACTTCTTATTCGATTGATTAGAGATACACATCCTATGATATAACTTTCTCACTATGGTTGCCCTTATTccaaaatacaaataaaatgaGTTAACTCAATATAGAGTAAACAATtgattttttgttattttaatatgtttattgttatTAATACGCTTCAATCGGGTAAGaacgttacattacattacattagtAAAAAAACTTGGAATATTAGATAAAAACATAGGATAAGAATATAAACAAACCGGCTGAGTAATAGCATAAGTCATCTCATTAGCTTGTCTCTGAACGAATTTGACTAAGTAAGAGTCATTTAGAAGAAGCAAGGGCCGATACCAATCAACCAAGTCAACGAACTCCGACTGATCTTCATTACTAGAATAAATAGCATCAACAACAATTTTAGCGTCggtctaaaaaaaataatatgttGGTACCCAACTTGGAAGGATTGTCGACCGAGCGACAGTGAAACCTCCTTGGGCATCACGGAGAATAGCCTCAAGACTCACTTCAGCAGACGTTGAAAAAAATACAGCGTCAGTATTGCATTTGTAAAATGACGAAGGAGGAGGATGCCAAGCTTGACAACCCGTAATTTATTGGGTAGAGAAGTGCCGCTGTCAAATTTGTTTTGCTCATAACGAAGAACATAGTGTATCCATGGTCACGAATTTGATCTGTTACAATGATGTGGAGATATGATTCCAGAATTTGTTAATACGAAATCTCCAAAGACCTCACAACAAAATCAAGAATATGCCAGAGTTTACGTTAGACAGATTGAGTAAGGAAAAGAAGAATTGCACGAAGTTGTTTGCTTTCCGAGCCACACCATCCACTAAATTTGTAAGACCAATCAAATACCAAACCTCTCGAGCGATAGGACATTCAATAAATAAGTTCCAAGGTCTTCAATATCCCCATTACAATGCACATAAAGGCTATCAAGCATAAATCCTTTTCCAAGAAGGTTGATTCTAGTAGGAAAACAATTATGGGCAAGCTTCCATGAGAAGATGCGAACTTTATAAGGGACTTCAGTTCTCTAAATAGATTCTCACTCTCCTTGAACGTGATATTGTTCCGTAGCAACCAAAGAAACGACAAGTTTATAAACACTTTTGACTGTATAGGTACCAGATGGGTTAACATACCAAACAACTCTATCCACCCCATATTCCcaacgtatcacaacatctcttgTATATCCCTCGGCAAAAATAGCACTTCCATAAGCTCAATATACCAATCAAAAGAGTTAGGAATAAAAAGATCACAAACTTTTAGCACTTCCAACCCAGAGATCGTATGAGTTTGAACACGAAGTTGATTATTATCACGAAGCCACAGATCTTTCCAAACATGAATAGCGGTACCATTTCCAATTCCACATATACCCTTCTTTCGGCAACATATGAGAACACCAGATACTTCTCCAAATGTAACTAGGTGAATGACCTAATCGAGCATTCGTGAAGTCTCTTTTACCGTAGTATTTAACTTTAAAAACATGACTAACGAGAGAATTATAATTTGTAACAAGCTTCCAACCATGCTTTCCCATTATTGCTAAACTAAAAGTAGTAAAATTTTGGAAATCTAACCCTGCCAAAATGTTTGGAAATAGACAGCTTAGCCAAGATAGCCAATTCAAACTTTGTTCCCCGACTTCTTATTTCCCAACCAAAAAGAATTCAacatcttttcaaattcaaattcatcAGCCGTATAAATAGGAAGCAGAAACACACTTATAAAAAAGATGGGAATCATATGTCCCACCGCTCTAATCAAAGTAGCTTGATTTGCTtttgaaatagataaaaaaaaaatcctagaacttctaaaaaaaattctagatTGAACCCATAAGGGCCAGGAGATTTATCCGGATGCATCTAATATAAAGTTTTCCTAAACTCATCATTAGTAAACAATCCAAGAAGACCCTCATTGTCCCCGGTCGAAACTCTAAAAGAACatagaacttctaaaaaaattccagaTTGAACCCATCATGGCCAGGAGATTTATACGGATGCATCTCATATAAAGTTTTCCTAAACTCATCCTTAGTAAAGGATCCAAAAAACTCTCATTGTCCCCAGTTGAAACTCTAGGATGGACTAACGAAACCATCTGCTTCCAGTCACTGTTACTACGAGAAATAAGCTTGGAGAAATAAGCCTTAGCTACAATAATGAGCCCCTCTGAATCTGAAACCCAATTACCATCCTCATTCTAAAGCTTAGAGATAAAATTCATTTTCCCTCGACCCGAGACAAACAAGTGAAAAAAGTGAGTGTTGCTATTGCCCTCCTGAAGCTAGATAAACTTTGCTCTTTGTCTCCAATGATCTTCTTCACATAATAAATTGAGCAATTTATTTCGAACCATCTCATACTCCTGAACATCTATAGTAGAAGAATTTTCACGCAAATGCTCTAACCTAACCTGACATTGcaatcttttatttctttagaCAAATTCATATTAATACCACAACCCCACTTTACCATTTGGAAACTAGTGATTTTAATTTATCATTAACACTTCTGTCACCTTCAATTTGCCAAACCTACATCACCACATCATGTAAGCCCTCTCACGAAGCCACTTGttttcaaatttaaaatttCACATTGGCTGCAACAAAATTTGATCATCCAAGCATAATAGGCTAGTGGTCTGAAATGGGTGGCCTGAAAAGCtcaatgtattattttatattcCTTTTGCACTAATAAGTGTATTTAATTTGATATGAAGAGTATGTAGAGTCAAAGATAATAGAGCCAGCAAAGAAGGGTACTCTAAACCTTATGAAATCATGTTCCAAATACAAAGTGAAAAAGGTAGTATTCACATCATCCATCAGTACTCTAACTGCTAAAGACACCTCCGGCAAATGGAGGAAAGTAGTCGATGAAACCTGCCAAAATCCTATTGCTCATGTCTTGAATgccaagcccaagcccagcgGATGGGTATATGTGGTGTCGAAGCTTGTGACAGAGGAAGCAGCTTTGGATTATGGAAAGCAGAATGGAATAGATGTGGTTTCAGTGATAACAACTACTGTTGGTGGTTCCTTTCTCACTTCAAGTGTTCCAGCAAGTATCCAAGTCATTTTATCCCCACTTACAGGTAACTTTTATAGTTCATAATAGCATGTGGGCCTTGAGTGTCAGAGGTCCATCTCCAAAATGCttaggcttttttttttttttgtttctttccaCAATTTTAACTCTTGCTGAATTTAGTTTCGTAccagaaattaatttgatttcaaCTTATTTCTGTTTCTAAGATATTTTCATATGAAAGAATTCAATAACAACTCACTTAAACtgtaagggtaaattacacccacgTTACCCTTCTATTTTATCCTTATAAAATTGGACATTATAGTATTTCAATTTACATTTTATTAACATATTATTGATCAACTCAAAATTACTGAAATTTACTTTATGAAGAAacccaagaattaaacttgtttttAACTTCTCTTAtacaaacaacacataaataactttaaaacaaaaaaaaaggtaaaaaattaaagttttttaaaatattatttctacaACAAAGAGAGTTGCCTACTATTAGTAATGTGTAAAATTCAAAGTCATAACAAAAGTAAAGATAAATTGAGAAGCTATgcagggatggcaacgggtactctACCCGCGGGTATCCGTCACTACCCGactctaatgggactacccgtgccctgtataaaagggtatgagacggATATGAGATCAAAACTATTACCCGTtagtgatgagggcatcttgtccGCCCACATGAAACTGAATACTAAGAACGAGGAACCATCGACGGACGGCCCAAGCAAGAACCTCCAAccaagcacgcggggcgtgcctgaaGAAGCGCAAGGCGTCGAGGCTCCTACTTCAGATAAAAAGTTCAGcaactcaaccacgcggggcgcctCAACCCATACGCGGGGCGCGCATAGCAACTTCGAACGAGAATCTCACCAGGAGGtccagcacgcggggcgtgcgctTATGACGCCAGGCATAGATGCAAACCCCCATGACGGCCAAGTTCAGGagctcaactacgcggggcATAGTCCCGAGGACGCCACGCGTAGAGAGCCTCGTCCAGCGTCCTCAAGCCCAGAGACtcgaacacgcggggcgtaatcctGGGGCACGGGGCGTACTCGTTCAGCAGTaaacttctcctccaagttcttactAGGGGGGGACCAATTTCTGTTGTTCTTTATTTACTATTTGCCATCACTCAATATTTACTAGTTGCCATTATTTCTTACCCCTTCCCATCTCACTCCTTGTCCTATGTTTGTTAGAAACCCTATCCAAGGGCCTTtagtctttttccttttcttttgttggggTATATAAACTCCATTGTTTGTAATGAAACataacttttgatgaattaaaatatcagcctccattggagcatcAAGGTTTCACCTTGtttgggttaactcaaccttcaagttaagcttgagaagattgtattctttgttggtttacgattaaaactttcaatcgactttaatctacatcagttagggtaatgggacgggtatggaaagaccccccagggtacccggtacccgttaccaatcataaaaattttatatattaaaaaatattattgtgttttagatgtaagatgtgagatttgaatacTAACATTTTGTTCTTTAaccattaagtgataccactaaactattttatttttttttattgattaaggttcaatttgttcaattttttaaataaatgatttattaaatttatactttgttaaatttgtaatattttttattttatttattgattcttaacgggtacccgtgaattaaatgggaagggtatgggatgcaaaacatatacctgttagggtaatgagaagggtacgggtaattaaaaaataaaaagataagggtttgggattggcactacccgcgggtaccctacccgttgccatccctaaagCTATGAGTATAATTTATCCAAAGtgtaagggtattttagtaaaatATTTAATTCACAAGTTCACCTTAATAGAATTTTCACAACATCATCATGTCATTTTGGTCAgtttaatatattttgaaaatatcatatttaggtgttgtttgataaaactgaaaattaagaactgaaaaaataagtaatgAATTTTAAATGCTGAAAGTATTGAATGatataacttttataaaaatattaattgacaatgtttaacttaaaatgttaagttaaatattttgacttactaaaataagtgatttttaacttaattaattaatttaagtggtggagaaacaaccgttatcaaatgcacttaaattaaataagtgctgaatattttaatttaagtaattaaatgttttatcaaacaaggccttacTCTTAACTTGTTTAAGGTAATGTATTGACTCATTAAAAATTTGTAAAGTGACTTAAAGTTCCTCTAAActtgctatttttttttggtagaaaaggaaaggaaagcaaagcaaaacaagcaactacaccggg encodes:
- the LOC136218977 gene encoding dihydroflavonol 4-reductase isoform X1; the encoded protein is MVILFLYIIKLKEESCLFLFPQKKKKKKMEKYGNGEQVYCVTGANGYIGSCLVKLLLQNGYTVHATIRNPEKWSQLLSLWDGGKKLRVFKADLEEEGSFDEAVKGCHGVFHVAASMEFSTIDNPDFEYVESKIIEPAKKGTLNLMKSCSKYKVKKVVFTSSISTLTAKDTSGKWRKVVDETCQNPIAHVLNAKPKPSGWVYVVSKLVTEEAALDYGKQNGIDVVSVITTTVGGSFLTSSVPASIQVILSPLTGMATGTLPAGIRHYPTLMGLPVPCIKGYETDMRSKLLPVSDEGILSAHMKLNTKNEEPSTDGPSKNLQPSTRGVPEEAQGVEAPTSDKKFSNSTTRGASTHTRGAHSNFERESHQEVQHAGRALMTPGIDANPHDGQVQELNYAGHSPEDATRREPRPASSSPETRTRGA